The sequence AGCGCAAGCTCCTGCGCGACCGGGAGGCCGCCGCGGAGCAGGGCTGCAACGTCTACCGGCAGATGGAGGGCGTGCACGAGATGGACCGCATCGACGTGTGCGGCGTCGCGCTCGCCACCCGGCCGCCCCTCACGCAGCTGGTGGTGTCGTTCCTCGCCAACACCTTCCGCCGCGACCCGTCCCCCTTCACTCCGCCGGTACCGAGCGCGCCCGTGCGCTCCCCCCAGCCGGACAACTCGGCCGGGAGCAACCGCCCCGCCACGAAGGCCAGGTAGGGCGGAGCGTGGGTGGAAGGAAGGGCGCTGCCCCTCCTCCACCGCCGGACGTCAGAACGCGAAGTCGCGCTCCAGCGTCTCCTGCCCGGCCTGCACCGTGAGGTGGGCCGCGTGCGCGCCGGTCGCCAGCGCGGTGGACAGGTCGAAGGACAGCCCCTCCGGCCCCTGCGTCGGCTTGAGCGAAGGACGCCCCGGCGACAGGAAGACCGCGGCCGTCACGGCGCGCGTGCCCAGGGGCTGCACCAGAAGCCGCACCCGTTGACGCTCGCGCACCAGCACCACGCGGAAGTCGCGCCGCTCCTCCAGCACCTCGCGGTGCTCCGGCAGGCGGGCCGCGCTCGGGCGCCGGGCCACGTCCGCGCGGGAGTCACGCGCCGCGCGCGGGGCCTGCGCTCCGTCCTCTTCCAGCTCCAGCGCCTCGTCGATGGCGGCGTCGCCCTCTTCCAGCGCCAGCACGGCCTGCGCGCACTCGCCACAGCCGGCCGTGTGGGCCTCCACGCGCTCGCGCTCCTCGCGGGTCATCTCGCCCGAGTCCAGCCGCCACAGCTCGTCGTCCGTGAGGTGACGGCGCGGGGGGCTGTCCACCACCGCGGTGTCCGCCCGGTCCGCGCGGCAACTGGCACAGTCCTTCAGGTGCTCCGGATCCTTCATGGGGCGGCCCGTCCAGGACGCCACCAGGTCATCGCAGCCGGCCCGCGCGGAGAACCACCACGCGCCGGGACGCTCCACGGGGTCCAACAGGTCGCGCTCGGCGCGGCGCTCGGCGTTGAGCGGGATGAACCAGCGCGCGCGGGAGCGCAGCGCGGTGTCCAGGTGGCCCAGCGCCCCGAGAAACCGCTCGCGAGCGGCGAGCGCGTCCCCGTCCAGCGGGCCCTTCAGCAGCTCCCAGGTGGCGAGCGCGCGGGCGGCGGAGGCGGCCCGGTCCCGGGCGGCCAGTCCTTCCAGCGCGGAAGAGCGCCACAGCTCCGCCTCCTCGCCCTCCTCGCCCAGCGCCACCTCCATCGACTCCTCGGCGGCACGCAGGAGCAGCGGCTGGAGCGCCTGCGGCTTCTGCTGGCCAAGCCAGGCTTCCACTTCGGAGCGGCCCAGGCCCTTCAAGGCCTCTTCCACCCCGTCGGTGCCGAGCCGGTCCGAGCGGCGCAGCACGTCCCCCACCAGCTCCAACAGCTCGCCCACCGGAAGGGGGCCCGCGCCCAGGCGCGCGTACCGGGCCTGGTAGCGGGACAGCGCGTCGCCCTTCATCGCGACATCCCGGGCATGGCGGAGGAATCCAGCGCCCCGCGAGACATCACGACGGGTCCTCCGGCATTCCGTCCCGCTGCAGCTCCAGCAGGTACAGACGCA comes from Corallococcus macrosporus and encodes:
- a CDS encoding anti-sigma factor family protein, coding for MKGDALSRYQARYARLGAGPLPVGELLELVGDVLRRSDRLGTDGVEEALKGLGRSEVEAWLGQQKPQALQPLLLRAAEESMEVALGEEGEEAELWRSSALEGLAARDRAASAARALATWELLKGPLDGDALAARERFLGALGHLDTALRSRARWFIPLNAERRAERDLLDPVERPGAWWFSARAGCDDLVASWTGRPMKDPEHLKDCASCRADRADTAVVDSPPRRHLTDDELWRLDSGEMTREERERVEAHTAGCGECAQAVLALEEGDAAIDEALELEEDGAQAPRAARDSRADVARRPSAARLPEHREVLEERRDFRVVLVRERQRVRLLVQPLGTRAVTAAVFLSPGRPSLKPTQGPEGLSFDLSTALATGAHAAHLTVQAGQETLERDFAF